CTCTCGTGAAAGTCAATCCGAATCCTTCAGTAACATTTGCAGGTGGGTTCCAGGGTTGTGCACCATTGAATGCAATCTTTCATGATAATTCAGTTATCACAACAGGAAACATCGCAGGATGGCTTTGGAACTTTGGTGATGGCGCAGTTTCTACTGATCAACATCCTACACATGTCTTCGAAGACGGCGGTCAGTATGATGTTTCTCTCACAGTTGTTTCCGATTTAGGTTGTCAGTCTTCTTACACACAACCGGCTGCAATCCGCGTGTTCGGTAGTCCGCTTGCTGATTTCACAGCAGATCCAATTGTAGCTGACATACTTTCTCCTACAGTTCATTTCACGAATTTGTCACAGGGATTTACTTCTTACCAGTGGCAGTTCGGCGACGGAAGCTTCACAAGCACCACTCTGAACCCTGTACATACATTCCAGGATACAGGTGTTTATTCAGCTTTATTAATTACGGTAAACTCTTATGGTTGTCGTGATACTATCCTCAAAACAATTGAAGTACGTCCGCATTCTACATTGTATGTACCGAATTGTTTTACACCAAACGGTGATGGAAAAAATGACGACTTCCGTCCATACCATACCCAAATGAAAGACATCCAGGTCTGGATCTTCGACCGTTGGGGATTACTCCTCACCAGTTGGGAAGGTCTCAACGGATCCTGGGATGGTTATTACCAGGGTAAAAAATGTCAGTCCGACACTTATGTATACAAAATCAAAGGTTGGGGAGTTGACGGAAAATACTCAGAATGGGTTGGTCATGTTAGCATCGTATATTAAAAGATAGTGCGTTTGGTTTTTCATGGTGTGTTTGAAAGGCCCTCGGCATCGCAACCGGGGGTCCTTTCTTTTTCCCCCATTCCCGGAGCATCAACTCAATTTGATTGAGCTAATCACCGGAGCGATTTCTTTCCACCCTTCCCCGGTTTCGCAGGAACCGGAGAAGGGTTTTTATTTTACCGGTATTGCCATCCCGGAGGATACACGGTGCGGGTAAACTTCCTTGTTCGCGCAAGTGAACGCAGATAGGCAAATTTATGTGGTGTCCCAAAAATGCTTCGCAGTCGTTTGAAGTCTTCGAATAAGCTGATTTGCTTTTCGTCCTTAGGCAAAAATCCCTGTGTGTAAAATTCGTTGTATCCCATTCTGTTTTTATTGTGTAAACAAAACTAAGCCTGAAGCAAGCCGAACTCAATTTAATTTGGCTTTTTGGTTAGTATATCGGGTGAATCCAAATAGATTCAGGGTGAATGAAGAGGGTCACACAATTTCATTCTGAGTGTGAGTGTGAGTGTGAGTGTGAAATGACACCCCCTGTAAGCCCAAAACCCTCCCGCAAGCGGAAGGGTCGTGGACATATTCACCTAAACAAAACTAACATTTCATAAAGGCAGGTTTGGGGTAACGATTGATGAAAAGACAAGTTGGAAACACGAGGACTTGTGCATCAACCGTTACCAAAAAACTCCCCGGGTCGAATTAAGGGATGAGGGATCAAATTCACCCGGGAAAAATTCCTGCATTATTATCGGCAGAATTAAAACGTTTAAGACTGCTTCAATGAACGATATTGATGGCTCAAAAGTACAGTGATACAGACATGCGAAAGGGTGTTTTTTTGTCAATATGGGCTTTTACAAGGTAAATGGAAGATTTTTGAAGGTGAACATGTTAAGAATTGCCCCGAAAAGAGGGAATTTCCTAATTTCGGCCATCCTTATCCAAAAAATCGCATTCAAGATTCTTAATCGAACATTCCATTGTGGAATAATTACGATCTCTATGAAGAAACAATTTATCATTACCGCTCTTTTGCTGACTTCCATTCAGTGGGCCAATAGTCAGTCATTAAACTATCCTGCAACGCGTAAAACAGATCAGACCGATGATTACTTCGGAACAAAAGTAGCGGACCCATATCGCTGGCTTGAAGATGACAAGTCTGCGGAAACAGCTGAATGGGTAAAAAAACAAAATGCCGTGACTTTTGATTATCTGGAAAAGATTCCTTTCCGTCCAAAACTAAAACAACGCCTTACCCAGCTCTGGAATTATCCAAAACAGGCTGCACCATTTAAAGGTGGAAATAATTATTTCATGTACATGAATGATGGGCTCCAGAATCAATACGTGCTGAATATTCTGAAAGGAAAATGGAGCGCGAAACCGGAACCATTTCTTGATCCAAACAGCATGAGTGCTGATGGAACAGTGAATATCGGAAGTGTTTCCGTCAGCAAGGATGGAAAATGGGTAGCTTATGAAATATCCAAAGGAGGATCAGACTGGAGCGAAATTCTGATCCGCAATACCTGGGTAAACAAAGATGCACCGGAAAAACTTGAATGGGTAAAATTCTCAGGAATCGCATGGGAAGGAAATGGTTTCTACTATTCCCGCTATGACGCTCCGGATTCAGCAAACGTTCTGAAAGGTAAAAATGAACATCACAAAGTTTATTATCACTCCATGAATTCTCCTCAGAAAGCTGATCGTTTGGTGTATGAAGATAAAGCCCATCCGCTCAGAAATTTTGGAGCCGGTACTACTGAAGATGAACGCTATTTAATTCTTGCAGCATCAGAAGGAACAAGCGGCAACAGCCTCATGATAAAAAATCTGAAAAAGCCCAAAGCAGAATGGAAAACAATTGTTGCTGATTTTACAAACGACTACAACGTGGTGGATAACGACAGCAATACTATCTACATTCTCACCAACAAAGGCGCGTCGAATTACAAGCTGGTTGCAGTGAATGCTGAAAATCCGACTTTGCCCTGGAAAGATATTCTTCCTGAAACAACTGAAGTACTGGAAGAAGTTGCTGTTGGTAACAATATGTTCATTGCAAAATACATGAAAGACGCGCACAGTCTTTTAAAGATTTATGATAAAAAAAGGAAAATTCCTTTACGATATTCCCATGGAGACTGTGGGTACTGTCGATCAACTCAGCGCTTCCAGAAAAGACGAAACATTTTTCTATTCCCTGAATACTTTCACCGCCCCGTCAACCATCTATCGGTTTAATCTGAAGACAAAAGAAAACGCGATTTTCTTCAGACCAAGACTGGGTTATAATCCTTCTGATTACGAGACCAAACAAATTTTCTATACCAGTAAAGACGGCACCAAAGTACCAATGTTTATTGTCCACAAGAAAGGAGTTGTCCTCAATGGCGCTAACCCTACTCTATTATTTGGTTACGGCGGATTCAGTCTCCCGCAAACACCGATTTTCAAACTGGAGAGACTTGTCTTCATGGAAAATGGCGGAGTATTCGCTCTGGCTAATATCCGAGGAGGAAGTGAATATGGAGAAAACTGGCATGAAGCCGGAACGAAATTGAAAAAGCAAAATGTTTTTGATGACTTTATCGCCGCAGCGGAATATCTCATCAAAGAAAAATACACCAATCCGGAGAAACTCGGAATCAATGGACGTTCTAATGGTGGTTTGCTGGTTGGAGCAGTCATGACCCAAAGACCAGAACTTTTCAAAGTAGCGATTCCGACAGTGGGCGTTATGGACATGCTTCGTTACCATACCTTCACCATTGGTTGGGCCTGGAAAGGCGATTATGGCTCCAGTGAAGACGAAAGCAATTTCAAAAACCTGCTCTCCTATTCCCCACTCCACAATATCCGTGAAAATGTCAACTATCCGGCTACTTTGGTAACCACCGGCGACCACGACGACCGTGTGGTTCCGGCGCATTCCTTTAAATTTATTTCTACCCTCCAGGAAAAATATAAAGGCAGCAACCCCGTTCTAATTCGTATTGATGTAAACGCGGGACATGCAGGAACAACTGTGCTGGGATCCAGCAAACCCATCTCCAAACAAATCGAGGAACAAACCGATATATTCTCCTTCCTCATGTACAATCTGGGCATGACTGTCAACTGATACTTTTGAACACGTGAACGTGAAAAGTCGGGGTGTCGGTGAAAACCTTCACCCCGACTTTTATTAACTTTGTCAACCCGGAGCATAGACCGGGATCATTCATGAAATTAAAAGTCGGAATTGTATTTGGAGGCTTCTCAAGAGAACGTGAAATTTCTTTTGCCGGTGGCCGCACAGTATATGACAACCTCAACAAATCCCTTTTTGAGGCTGTACCTCTCTTTGTCGATAGTTTCGGGAATTTCATCCAGCTCAACTGGGAGTATATTTACAAAGGAAGTATTCGCGACTTCTATCCTCCAGTGGATCATCTGCCTGCGTCTGCTCACGACTTCCAGGTATACGCTGAAAGTCTTGGCAATCTGAATTCCGCGGAACAGGAAAAATTAACATCCCTTCTCGGCAAACGAATCGCAGCCGACAAACTTTCTGAAATTATCGACTTCGCGTTTCTTTGTTTGCATGGACCCTACGGTGAGGACGGCAGAATCCAGGGTTTACTGGAATACTTCGGTATACCTTATTCCGGATCCGGAATATTTTCATCTTCCATCGGCATCAATAAAGCCACACAAAAACACCTGATGAAAGAGGCGGGCTTCAACAGTCCTGCTTTTTTCACCCTCAACCGATCCGAATGGACCGGCAAGAAAATCAAGGATGTCATTTACCAAAAAGTCAGGGCAGAAATAGGCTTTCCCTGCGTAGTAAAATCCGCAAACCAGGGCTCTTCAATTGGCGTAAGCATCCTCATGGATGACAATGCGGAAAAATTAGCACAAGCCATCGACCAGTCTTTTTTCATCCGAAAAATATCTCTTACTGACTGGAAGAAATTAAACAATGTAAAACAGGTTGATTTCATTCGCACACTAACAGATATCCGTGAAGGAATCGGAATTCCTGTACTCGTCACGACTCCATCCGGCAGGGATGTTATTTATCATCCCGAACATTTACTCGAAAAAATAAATTCACTTTTCGGGAACGGAATAAACGAGCTCGAAATCCAAAGTCTGGATGCGGAAAGCGAAATCATCATTGAAGGATTTATCGAAGGAAAAGAATTTTCCTGCATCGTCATCCGCAATGAAGACGGATTGCCTGTTGCCTTACCTCCTACCGAAATCCGCAAAGGAAAAGAACTGTTCGACTACCGCTCAAAATATCTACCCGGACTTTCGCGCAAAATTACTCCCATCAATCTTCCTTACGAACACATTCAGAATATCCGTAAAGATTGTGAACGATTATTCCTCTCTCTTGGCTTCAATGTGTATGCACGTATCGATGGTTTTATCAACGATGAAGGAAAAGTATTCCTGAATGACCCCAATACCACTTCCGGGATGATGCCTTCTTCATTCTTTTTCCATCAGGCCGCGGAAATCGGACTTAACCCTTCGCAGTTTCTCACTTATATCCTGCGTACTTCACTCTGGGAACGTCAGAAGGATATGAAAAACATTCATTCCTTACCTGCTGTTCTAGATCGTCTGGATCAGGATATCCTCACTCTAAAATCCGCAGGAAAAAATAAAGTCCGTGCTGCAGTCATCATGGGTGGTTTCTCATCGGAACGACACATTTCTGTTGAAAGCGGAAGAAATATTTACGAGAAGTTATCTTCTTCCGAAAAATACGAAGCGATTCCGGTATTCCTTACCGGCAACAGCGAAGATCACCAGTTGTTCCAGATTCCGGTGAACCTGATGTTGAAAGACAACGCTGATGATATCCGAGAAAAGATCATGCATTTCAATGTGCATGAAGTGATCCGCGAAATCATGGATGTCTGCGAACCGATTACCAACAAATACACCGATGATGACAATGTTCTTCAGCCCAGAAGGATCAGCTATTCCGAATTGTCAGGCTTGTGTGATGTTGTTTTTATCGCGCTGCATGGAAGACCGGGAGAAGACGGAGAAGTACAACGTCACCTGGAATCAGTCGGGCTTCCTTACAATGGATCCGGGGTGAATTCCTCCAAGGTGACCATCAACAAATACGAGACCAACGAAATCCTTCACAAACATGGATTCTCCATCGCCAGACATGCATTGGTGAATATCGGTGACTGGAATCTCGATAAAAAAGCATTTGTAAAAAATATTCTCGAACGCTTCAGTTTCCCATTCATCGCAAAACCGGTGGATGACGGTTGCAGCAGCGCGGTGAAAAAAATCCGGAACGAAGAAGAACTTCTCGCCTTTTCAGATCTCATTTTCCGTCAGCAGGAAGAACTGATTGCAGCTGACGCGAAAGTACTTGCTTTGAAAATGAAAGAAGAATTTCCGAGAAAACAACAGTTCCTCATCGAAGAACTGATCGAACGAAAAGACGCTGTACATTTTCTCGAAATCACCGGTGGTATGCTCACCCACCTCACCAATTCCGGTGAACTTGTGTATGAAGTCTTCGAAGCATCGGAAGCATTATCAGAAGGTGATGTACTTTCATTGGAAGAAAAATTTCTTGCCGGTGAAGGTCAGAACATCACTCCTGCTCGTTATGCAAAAGATCCGAAAGAACGTGCTCGCATTTCCGCCATTGTTTGTGATGAACTGAAGCGTGCCGCTGAAATTCTCAATATCGAAGGCTATGCACGCATCGATGCCTTTGTACGTATATTTGCTGACGGAAAAGTGGAAGTGATTTTCATCGAAGTAAATTCACTTCCGGGAATGACTCCTGCGACCTGTATCTTCCACCAAAGCGCCATTGCCGGATATAAGCCTTATGAATTCATTGATGGTATCCTGGAATATGGATTGAAAAAGAAAAATCTCCCCGTCCGTATCGCCTGATCATAAAAATATGCTTTCCAATCTCTTTAAATTTCTCCGTAGCAGAACGTTCTTCGTGAATCTCATCGCGGCTTTTTCGGTGATGGGAATTATGTTCCTGGGACTTTACTTCTGGCTTGGGAATTTCACCCATCATGGTGAAAGTATTACGGTGCCCGATCTCCGTGGGTTGAAAATGGGAAAACTGGAAAGTTTCCTTGCTGACAAACACCTTCGCTTTAAAGTTGTGGATTCTCTTTTTGAAGTAGGAAAAACACCCGGCACGATACTCGAACAGGATCCTGCTCCCGAGTCAAAAGTAAAAGAAGACCGGACGATTTATCTCACGGTAAATTCTTCTCAGCCGCCAAAAGTAAA
Above is a window of Bacteroidota bacterium DNA encoding:
- a CDS encoding D-alanine--D-alanine ligase; translated protein: MKLKVGIVFGGFSREREISFAGGRTVYDNLNKSLFEAVPLFVDSFGNFIQLNWEYIYKGSIRDFYPPVDHLPASAHDFQVYAESLGNLNSAEQEKLTSLLGKRIAADKLSEIIDFAFLCLHGPYGEDGRIQGLLEYFGIPYSGSGIFSSSIGINKATQKHLMKEAGFNSPAFFTLNRSEWTGKKIKDVIYQKVRAEIGFPCVVKSANQGSSIGVSILMDDNAEKLAQAIDQSFFIRKISLTDWKKLNNVKQVDFIRTLTDIREGIGIPVLVTTPSGRDVIYHPEHLLEKINSLFGNGINELEIQSLDAESEIIIEGFIEGKEFSCIVIRNEDGLPVALPPTEIRKGKELFDYRSKYLPGLSRKITPINLPYEHIQNIRKDCERLFLSLGFNVYARIDGFINDEGKVFLNDPNTTSGMMPSSFFFHQAAEIGLNPSQFLTYILRTSLWERQKDMKNIHSLPAVLDRLDQDILTLKSAGKNKVRAAVIMGGFSSERHISVESGRNIYEKLSSSEKYEAIPVFLTGNSEDHQLFQIPVNLMLKDNADDIREKIMHFNVHEVIREIMDVCEPITNKYTDDDNVLQPRRISYSELSGLCDVVFIALHGRPGEDGEVQRHLESVGLPYNGSGVNSSKVTINKYETNEILHKHGFSIARHALVNIGDWNLDKKAFVKNILERFSFPFIAKPVDDGCSSAVKKIRNEEELLAFSDLIFRQQEELIAADAKVLALKMKEEFPRKQQFLIEELIERKDAVHFLEITGGMLTHLTNSGELVYEVFEASEALSEGDVLSLEEKFLAGEGQNITPARYAKDPKERARISAIVCDELKRAAEILNIEGYARIDAFVRIFADGKVEVIFIEVNSLPGMTPATCIFHQSAIAGYKPYEFIDGILEYGLKKKNLPVRIA